A segment of the Labrus mixtus chromosome 15, fLabMix1.1, whole genome shotgun sequence genome:
GACGGAGACGTTCACAGGTCGACAGATGTTAGAGGAGGTTAAAGCGTGAGAGGATCCCGTCTAATCAGGACGAGTGAGGTTAATGTGAATGAAGGAATCTCACCTGAGCAGAGAAATCAATGAGCTTGGGCAGCTGCACTCGGTTTCCTTCATCACTCTTTAGGAAGTCTAATAaactccctgcacacacacacgcacacacacacacacacacacacacacacacacacacacacacacacacacacacacacacaaacaaaaagagtgaAGATGAATAGTGATATATTAACCTCTTTACAAACATCATCTGATTTGAAAGAGCGAGCTGCAGCTGGACAAACCTTTCTCCATGTACTCGGTGATGATGTAGATAGGCTCCTCCTTGGAAACCACGGCGTGCAGGCGCACCAGCTTGTCGTGCTGCAGAGACTTCATCAGGTTAGCTTCACCCATGAAGGCTTCCACTGACATGCTGCCCGGCTTCATCGTCTTCACTGCCACCTTGGTGTGTTTGTTGTACGTGGCTTCAtacaaaacaagtttttattCAGAAAATGAATCACGTCATCATTCATGACTTTAATCTGAATCTTTCCTGCTCGTCTCACCCATCCAGACTTCTCCGAATTGTCCGGCTCCGAGTCTCCTGTCCAGTTTGAGTGAGGATCGGGGGATCTCCCACGCGTCCTTCTCCCACGGCTTCTCAGGTTTGGGACTCAAACAGGGACTGGTCAGGGTCTGACACAGACCGTCTCCCTGCTCTGAAACAGGCACAACACAGACATCAGTGGATTTATGTTTACATGAACAGAAATATATCTATTTTCTGCCTGTGATTTAAGTGAACATTATTTCAGCATTGGTCTGCAAAGACTAAAACGGCCCCCTCATCCTGAGACTGGAGATAATTAAAGGGCGAGAAATAGACCTTCAATGACCCTCACATTCAGTCTCATGCAGCAGGTTGATattttctgattggccagcagagagagctgttgtttagagggagaaaagagactGAAGAGACGTCACTTTCTAAACATGTAAAGGGTTTGGAGTTAAGACCAAAGATTCTCTGTTTGCTTTATCCTCATTTTATATCTTTATGAGATAGTGACAAGGAGCGGTCCGTCATCATTTAGACAATAACTTGAGTTAACTTCCCTCAGTTATTATCTGGACTCACTCTTGTAATGGATGACCAGTTCCTGCAGGGTGCTGAAGGTGTTTCGTGGAGAGATGTAGAATCCTCCGTTATCCAGAGTTCTGATCTTATAATGTTTCACAGTGTCTGCAGACTGACCGTCACTGTCCCGCACTGACAGAGAGTAACTACctgtgcagcagagagagagacaaacaggggTTAACATGTTAGGATTTAATAAAACTGAAACATATAGGTCACTGTCCTGCACTGACAGATAGTACCTGTGCAGCAGGGAGAGACAGGAACCTTTAACCTCTTTGTGATTGGTTTACTCACCCTTGGTGGTCTCGCTGTCTCGGATCATGTAGGAGCCCACCTTGTTCCCCGGAGCTAGCAGCTGCCGTTCTGCATCTTTCCTGCTCACACCTTTAAAGAACCACctaaacaacagaaacacaaacatcaggaGAGAATCCTAAAACAGGACATCAAGGTGCAGGGATAATGAATGGAGCCCACACTGAAgcaagctgcagttcctccagtgtccactagaatctgtctcctgcagtgagtcagtccccatagagccccatgttaaaatgtccaactttacagctgcagttcctccagtgtccactagagtctgtctcctgcagtgagtcagtccccatagagccccatgttaaaatgtccaactttacagctgcagttcctccagtgtccacaagagtctgtctcctgcagtgagtcagtccccatagagcatgttaaaatgtacaactttacagctgtaatAAGTGTGAGTGACTTACTCCTCGGCCTCCAGAGTGTCTTTAGCTACGTAGTTACTGGGAATGTAACCCTCTTGACCCGTACTGATCAACATTGCTCGCCACCACTCCCCCGACctga
Coding sequences within it:
- the hck gene encoding tyrosine-protein kinase HCK, whose translation is MGCVGSKKEQEPLGKTSGTDDLQSRLQTTHYVKDPTTGSKANKMSSSANSSEGESIAMALFDYEAIHDGDLGFKKGDKLKILEESGEWWRAMLISTGQEGYIPSNYVAKDTLEAEEWFFKGVSRKDAERQLLAPGNKVGSYMIRDSETTKGSYSLSVRDSDGQSADTVKHYKIRTLDNGGFYISPRNTFSTLQELVIHYKKQGDGLCQTLTSPCLSPKPEKPWEKDAWEIPRSSLKLDRRLGAGQFGEVWMATYNKHTKVAVKTMKPGSMSVEAFMGEANLMKSLQHDKLVRLHAVVSKEEPIYIITEYMEKGSLLDFLKSDEGNRVQLPKLIDFSAQTAEGMAYIEQRNYIHRDLRAANILVNKSLVCKIADFGLARIIEDNEYTAREGAKFPIKWTAPEAINYGSFTIKSDVWSFGILLTEIISYGRTPYPGMTNPEVIRSLEKGYRMQRLDSCPTELYEIMLECWKNKPEDRPTFDYLQSVLEDFYTATESQYQQQP